The Panthera leo isolate Ple1 chromosome D1, P.leo_Ple1_pat1.1, whole genome shotgun sequence region CTGGAGATCCCATCCTACACATCAAATGTGATTGACCACTTCTTTTGTGATCTGCCCCCTCTCTTATCCCTTGCTTGCTCTGATGTCACCATGAATGAACTGCTGCTGTACATCGTGGCCACCTTCAATGAGATCACCACCATCGTGATCATCCTCACGTCCTACTTGCTAATTCTCATCACCATCCTGAGGATGCACTCTGCCGAGGGAAGGCGCAAAGCCTTTtccacctgtgcctcccacctCACAGCCATCTTTGTCTTCCACGGAACAATCCTTTTCACTTACTGCCGGCCCAGTTCTGAGAACAGTATGGATACTGACAAGGTGGCCACGGTGTTCTACACTGTAGTGATTCCCATGCTCAACCCCCTCATCTATAGCCTGCGGAACAAGGATGTGAAGGAAGCACTCAAGAAAGTGTTGGGATCTAGATTACCTTTTGGAAAACTATTTTCTTAACCAGACTCAGAGTTTCATCAGAGACTTTAATGACGGGCTGGATTTGGGTGGGTGTGAATGGAAAAGTAAAGTAGGGAAATAAAACTTGGGGACTCTgcatgctgttttgttttccacttgcTTATCTAATTAAGCCATATAATATCTTCTATGGATAATTTAAATACACCTTTTATGGGACCATATCTGTGTTATTCTTATATCAGTAGTGTAGCTTTGCAATTAATTGTTgtgcaaaaattattttccaaatggttCAACATGATGAAACTCTAGAATAACTACGTGTAAATTTTTCTAAAGGAGAATACTTGAGATATTTTCCATTTGCTGGTAATTTCACCATGCTGTTCCTGATcttgaaaatgtcaaaaaaaaaaaaaaaaaaaaagaaaagaaaacaaaagtaaagaacagaaaataaaaggtcaaGATTTCTGTTATAATAAACCTGATAAAGACAggaagttcaggggtgcctgggtggcttacttggttgagtgtccgacttcggctcacgtcatgatctcgcagtttgtgagtttgagccccacatcaggctctgtgttgacagctcagagcctggagtctgcttcagattctgtgtctcttcctctctctgcccgtcccatgctcatgctctgtctgtctctgtctctcaataataaataaactttaaggaaaaaaaatttttaaaaaaggaagttcagaggagtggacattttttttttttggtttgtttgtattttgttttattgtgacTGCAGTTTCAAGAACCACTTTTAAAACATCCTTATCATTCTTTGTGAACTATCTCCTCTCTGCACTGaaatttctcatagttctggtaGTTTGGCTCTATTCCCAGTTCCTTTGGAAGGCCATATTTATTGTTCAATGAAGACTCATGGTGCACTGACTTTATGCTACTCATTCATCTAGGAACTTGGGATATATTAGTGAACAAAGCAATGAATGATCTCTGCTTTCCTGGAACTTTTATTTTAGCAGGCAATatacaattaaagaaattaattattattgaaaatacatttgaatCATGTGAAGTATATTAATCACTCAATTGGGTAGTAGAGTAACTCCTGAAGTAAAACAGTATGTTCATAGATGATTTCACTGAAAAGCTACATTTGAACAAAAACTTAAGGGAAAGCATTTCAGTGTGCAGGAAACATGAGGAGAAAAGACCATAAAGAAAGAGTCAGtaatattttttggaaaacaaaaagcaatacaCAAAATCAAAGAGGTCAGACTAGATCAAAGAAGCAGAGGTGGTTAAGAGTAATAGAATAGGACAAGGTTTCAAAGGGACTATTTTCCCAACTcgatatttaactttttaaatatttatgctttaACTCTCAGTGAATCATGATGACCTAAAGGAGGGATCTTCACCCTTCTCCAACAGGGTCAGAGTGGATGGCAGGGAGGAAGACAGTTACGCCTGCTATATGGTAGCCACTCAATATTTGATAAGGATGGTTGTTATAATTCCATAACTTTTATAATGGTTGTAGGTATGTATGCGAGTAACCAGGGGTTGgagaagtgattttaaaatataacacttgggggcacctggatggctcagtcggctaggtgtctgactcttggttttggctcaggtcatgatctcatggttcatgagttcaagccccacactgggctctgtgctgacagtgtggagcctgcttggtattctctctctctctctctctctgtctctctgcccctcccacactctctctctccttttcttccagactaaattaataaaatctaaaatacatttatataaatttttgtataaaattttccTAATGCTGCTCCAGGGTTTCAAGCATTACATCagagaaaaatgattaattttaattgtttatttcatGACCTCAAGGGAATGGGGCAAGACATAATCTCTAGGGCTCATGTCCCAAAGGTTGTACTATAGATATAAGAATATACCATCAGTCCCAACCAAGAGTGGCCTTACTTTTGCCATCAGCAggttttttttcagattctagaGACCGATTGATATTAATTTCAATGTAGGGTATCTGGGAAGCAGCACGGTAGGGAAACTTACCCTTAGATCTAGACAGTTCTTGAGAATTATTTAGTCACTACAAAAGTAACATATCTGAACATGCAAGGAAGAGAAAGTGCATTTATGCTACACGGTTTTGTCTTAGAGGGCCTGGCTCAGATGAACAAGGGCTACCCTGGGTGGGAGGATAGAAGAAGTCTGAGAACTTCGGGAATGTGCATTGTTCTGTTTCTGTAAGTTACAGAAGATATAGTCAAGGTAGGATAGAGAagatttaagtaaaatgaaactaGCAGAGATTGAATAGACTCtctagtgaaaaaaaattaaaagggccAGCTTTAATTAAGAcgataaagcagaaaaaaattagagaaaaattagaacaaaataGGGAAAACAAAGGTAAGAAGATTTCAGCTGTTATATTTCTTGGACTCAATGGTAGAGAAAGATTTTACCAGCAATGTAATAATAGTATTTGGGATGCAAGAATCATCATGTTGAATAtcacattcatttaaaatgaaacctGAAAAGCCTTAGTaagttaaatattatattaagcaAGAAGTGTGATAATGAGAATGTCTAGCTTCATGATGGATGTTTTTTGAGGTTGTCTTTAGTACTCAGATGTATGACTGACTATAGGGACAAAGAGGTCCATTAAGCTCTCAGTCTTGAATATGATCTGATATCTTTATTGATGGGCCATCTGTTAAGGCTACCTCTGGTAGCCTTAACAGAGAGATGATTAACAGTTTCCTGCTTTCTAGACCTAGAACATGGGTCAGAGTCTGGTGTGTAGGAATGGACACATGGCTGGGGCTCCAATCAGGGCACTAGTCACAGATACGTAGATTAGTCCCTACTTGCATATCGTTGGGAAAGTCAAGGTTTCTTTTATCACCCCTAGAATAAGGAAGTGGACATGATTATCTTTATCACCTATTCTAATTATTTATCAAGCGATGAGGAAAGATTGACAATTAAGAGCCCATTTGTTGAGAAGAATATCCTGAAAAACAAGTTAAGGTTTATTTGATATCAGATTTACTgtgtcagaaagaaaaagattaaagtaCTTTGTGAAATGTAACATAAAGTGTTATGggtgttttttcttaatgtcataGTGTAAACATATGTTGTAGACATTAATTTGTTtggaaatttctcatttttgtacTGATTATAAGGCTGGCATAAGCAGTCATTATATTATCCTAGGTGTATCTTTTATGAACTTCTAATGTTCAAGGGAAACTGAAAACTTTATGGGAAGTTTGatttaaaataaccataaatCCCTTTATCTCATATACtgcttataaatattaaaatttacagTTGAGAACTTAAACAATCTTTAAAGGTTTTATCtatcaacttatttatttatttatttgtttgtttgtttgtttatttatttatttacataatctctacacccaatgtgggtcttgaacttaaaatgccgagatcaagagttgcatgctctagtcagccaggcaccccaaagacttaaaattttttaattcaataattatattgttttttaacttaaagagcatttaaaaactgttttgcatattttcaaatattagatAGTTAGCATATCTTGCTAACAAACAcataaagaaattatgaaaagacaTTTTGCTTCATCTTCCAGTGGTGTAAGGGGCAGTTAGGCAAGCTTCTTAGATGTTCactctctttaatatttttattttcaggaccAGTTCAGATTCTGACAAACAGAAACCATCATGTTACtgtcagagagaaataaaactgggGCTGTGTTCACTCTCTTGGGCTTCTCAGATTACTCAGAACTGCAAGTCCctctcttcttgatttttttggcCATCTACAGTGTCACTGTTGTAGGAAATATTGGGATGATAGTTATAATCAAGATTAGCTCCAAActgcacacccccatgtactttttcctcagcCACCTCTCATTTGTGGATTTCTCCTATTCCTCCATCATTGTTCCCAAGACCCTGGCAAACCTAGTTGTAGAAGACAGGACCATTTCACTTTCAGGATGTGTagtacaattctttttcttttgtacctTTGTGGTAGCTGAATCCTTTTTATTAgctgtgatggcctatgaccgctttGTGGCCATCTGCAACCCTCTGCTCTACACAGCGGCCATGTCCCAGAAACTCTGTGCCATGCTGGTGGTCGGATCATACGCATGGGGAGTAGCATGTTCCCTGATACTCACATGTTCTGCTATCAGATTATCTTTCCAGGGTTTCAACACAATCAATCACTTCTTCTGTGAGTTCTCTGCATTGCTGTCCCTGTCTTGCTCTGGTATTTACATCAATCAGTTGctgcttttcatttttgccaCCTTTAATGAGATCAGTACACTGCTCATCATTCTCATGTCTTATGTGTTTATCATTGTCACCATCCTCAAGATGCGTTCAGCCAGTGGTCGTCGcaaagccttctccacctgtgcctcccacctGACAGTCATCACCATCTTCCATGGAACCATCCTCTTCCTTTACTGTGTTCCTAACTCCAAAAACTCCAAACATACAGTCAAAGTGGCATCTGTGTTTTACACAGTGGTGATTCCTATGCTGAATCCCTTGATCTACAGTCTGAGAAATAAGGACGTCAAGGATACAGTTGGCAAGATAATGGatactaaaatctttttttcttaagcataTTATTTGACTAGAGTTTGGCCCTGAAGTATAAATCGTGTACCCATAAACATTGATtataaagatacatttaaaaataatgaagagtcGATGTACAATGAAAAGAATGCAGATTTTTATTCAAAGAGACCTTGATGCTCTCTCTTGcttactggaaaaaaaagtcagcaatCCCCCTCATCTTTGGTTTTTAATCCACAAAAATGAGGTAACATAAATTAGCTCCTAATCTGATTGTGAGGTCTAAAAggtaatataaatattatgtggATACTTTGTATaatatcaataaacattaatttcatttc contains the following coding sequences:
- the LOC122200162 gene encoding olfactory receptor 5D18; protein product: MLLSERNKTGAVFTLLGFSDYSELQVPLFLIFLAIYSVTVVGNIGMIVIIKISSKLHTPMYFFLSHLSFVDFSYSSIIVPKTLANLVVEDRTISLSGCVVQFFFFCTFVVAESFLLAVMAYDRFVAICNPLLYTAAMSQKLCAMLVVGSYAWGVACSLILTCSAIRLSFQGFNTINHFFCEFSALLSLSCSGIYINQLLLFIFATFNEISTLLIILMSYVFIIVTILKMRSASGRRKAFSTCASHLTVITIFHGTILFLYCVPNSKNSKHTVKVASVFYTVVIPMLNPLIYSLRNKDVKDTVGKIMDTKIFFS